AAGAAGTTTTATCAAAACAGCAGCCATAGGGAGCACTGCAGCATTTGTGCTGCCCGGAAAATTAATGGGCCGGACTTCAAATAACGATCATAAAATTCCTTTGGGAGGACCCATATTTAAGGATTATCAATCACCGGAAGAATGGATCGGTTATCTGCAGCAGGAAGGCTATGGAGCGGCCTATTGTCCGATTCAGGCAGATGCGCCGAAGGAAAAGATCAATGCCTATGCAAAGGCAGCCGGGGATGCAGGCATCATCATCTCCGAGGTGGGCGCCTGGAGCAATCCCATCAGCCCCAATGAAGAAGAGCGGAAGGATGCCATTGATAAATGCATCAGAAACCTGCAGCTTGCCGACGAGATAGAAGCCCGATGTTGCGTGAACATCAGCGGATCAAGGAATAAAGAGCACTGGGCAGGCCCTCACAAAGATAACCTGACCGATGAGACATTCGACCTGGTGGTAGAGACCACGCGTAAGATCATCGATGCGGTAAAACCCACCCGCACCTACTTCGCGCTCGAAGCCATGCCCTGGGCATTCCCTTATTCTCCTGATTCTTATCTCCGCCTGATCAAGGCAATCGAAAGGAAAAGGTTTGCTGTTCACCTCGATCCGATGAACATGATCACCAGCCCGAAGATCTATTTCAACAATGGAGCCCTCATCCGGGAATCCTTCAGAAAACTGGGAAAGTGGATCAGAAGTTGCCATGCCAAGGATATCGTGCTGAGAGAAGATACCTACACCCCTCAACTGGAAGAGGTGCGCCCCGGACAGGGAGAAATGAATTACAAGGTATTCCTGAAGGAGCTGAGCAAGCTGAATGGCGTACCCCTCATGATGGAGCATCTGGACACTGCAGAGGAATACAGGAGGGCGGCCGAATACATCCGTAAAGTAGCGGGAGCAAATGGGATTGAGCTATCGGGAAGTTAATGTTTATTGAACAGTAATAAATAATTCCGAAATCCTCACACATCCATGCATGGTACTTTCGGAGGTTCCGAAATAGTCTCTCAGATTGCATGAACTTCGTGAAAAGGCTGAAAGTGCTCTGAAAAACCTGTTTGACCGTGTAAATGCATTCATCACCATCGATGGATACGAAAAATATAAGCCCTTGGTGAAGGAGCTCAATGCCCTGATCGATAGCTATGAAACCAGCATTGAAAGAAGGCTGAGCAAGGGTAGAAAGGAACAGGATGAGGAAAACGAACTGGACCAGGACTTTGAGGAAGCTGTGGAATAATGGTCAGGAATAGGCCTGAATAGAAAGTTCAAAAATATTTTGACCATATACATGCCCGCAGGCAGGCGGGAGGCATATAAGGTCATTTAAATAATCATGCAAATTAAACCCTCCTTGTTTCTCCGTGATTTTCCTCTGTGGTTCATATCTATTCTAATCACATAGACATGATTTACAAGATGGGTGTTCTAATTCTTATTCGGTCCGGAGCCTTTCTCAAAGAGCAAATATTAACCTGTGTAAATCAAAACCTTATTTTCCTTATCTTAAAGCTTAGTAGCCAGCTAAAATAACATTTGCATTATTTTTTACGTTACAAAAAAGTAAATTAAGTTCTTTTAATAAATTAGCAGAAAAATAATTAATGAATGCCGGAAATCTCCAGATTCTATGGGATAGTTATTTATATGTTCTATAATGAGCACAATCCACCGCATTTTCATGTGAAATATCAGGACTATGAAGCCGTTATAGATATTCAGGATGAAATAGTGCATGGTACTTTACCCAGAAGGGCATTAAGATTAATATACGAATGGATGGATCTTCATAAGGATGAATTGTTAATGAACTGGAAACTGATGGAAAAAAGAAAACCCTTAAATAATATTGAACCTTTAAAATAATAGTAGCATGGAGTTGATTAAAGTGTTAGATGCCAATTATATAGAGGAATATAAAATCGAGTTTTTGTTTAACGACGGTAAAAAGAAAGTTGTGGATCTTAAAGATGAATTGTGGGGAGAAATTTTTGAACCCTTGAAGGATATGACCTATTTTAAAAATTTTAAACTGAATGATTTTACCATAGAATGGGAAAACGGAGCGGATTTTTCCCCTGAGTTTCTCTATTATTGGAATGAGAAAAAGCAAAATTTACCCGCCGGTCATCCCAACAGGATGGATAAATGAAACTGCCTTGAATATATTCATCTCTTATACCGGGATGAAGAAGTATCTTTATCAATAGCTGCAGAAATTACAGGTTTAAATACAACTGGAATGGTTCCCCCCAATTTAAAACCTTATTTTCCCTATCTTAAAGCTTAGTAGCCATAAGATACCCCCAGCCCCCTCAACCTTATTACCTTATTTTCTTTCCCCTAACGGCAATAAGGTAATAAGGTAATTGAATGTGGGGGAATTCCAGGGCCTGGATACCGCAAAGGAATAAAGCCTACGGCCTCCTGGTTTAGTATATCTCCTCAAGCTTATCAAAATCAAAATTGTAATACACCAAATCCCCAATATCATTAGGATAAGTAATAATCCGGTTGTTTTCCTTGTCCAGGGCAAAGGTACTGGTAGGATGGTCCAGCTTGATCCTCATAACAGGCGAACCTTCCCAGGTATAGATAAACAAATTTTTTGGAGCAGTATGTTTGATTTCTTCATCCTCCATATAAGAGTTGTTTCTGCCATTATAAAGGCAGTATATGTATCTATTATCGGATCGTATGGTATTAAAGGTTGATTTGAAATTGATTTTGGCTTCCTTTTCAAAGCTCATTTTTTTTGGCGTCTCTTCCCGGATCATATCCGGACCTTGTCTTTTGAACAGGATGTTGCCTTCAAAATCGGTGCAAACAATAAAATCGGCATGATTATAAGCGAAAATGATTTTCTGTTTTTGAGATGCAATGTGGTAATGATACCATGTTCTGGATATGATTTCCATGGGATCGTAATCCGGATAGATATTGGTTTTATTGGGGATTGAATCCACAATTTTGCCCTGGGCATTAAATACCATAAGGAAATTTTCCCTAAGATCCGTAGGATAGGTAAATAAATCATTTTTGAAAGGTGCCGAACCTTTGATAAAGGATGGTCGGGCAGGAATTTTAAAAAAGTGAGTGGGTTTGTAACCGGGATGATTTAAAATGCTATCAACTTTAAACTCCCATATTTTCCTGCCGGTTAAATCATTATACCAAATGATCTTATTTTTATGATCCCAGGAAGCGCCCCAGGGTTGTTGAATCTCTCCGGGCCCCTTTCCCACAACACCGGCGGAAGCAATATGTTCAAATGTATTTTTATCATAGATCTGGATTTTTTTCTCTGCTCTTCTGGTGGACAATATCAACAATGAATCGTAAATTTTTATACCACCGACATACTTATAAAAAGCCCCGGCTCCTGTTTTTTTGCTTATTAATTTCCTGGTTTCAGGAAATTCGATAAAAGTTTCTTTTTCCATTTGCTTTTGGTGGCAGCCAAAAGAGAAGATCAGGAATATAAAAATCGTAAGGATTGCTGTTGTTCGTTTCATGTCTGTATATTTTATATGCCTTTAAATTCTTAACTTACGAGCTTCCACGGCTCAATGAACATTCAAAATCTTCAAAAAACCAGTTTACTATTGGTTAACCAATACTTTTATTTTTACAACAAGACTCTATGAAAAAATAACATGAAAAATTTGTGTCTGTCAATAGTCATTTTCTCTTAGAAAACTATTCATTTTTTTAGGTTTTTTTATTTGTTTTTGAAATAATTGGGCAAAAGTTCCCTGAAATATTGCTGTCGAAGTTTTGGAAATACCTCGGGCAAATATAACATGTCGACATTCATTTGATCATCAGCAACAAAAATAATGGATTCTTTGGATAATTCTTCAGGGAAAAAGAATGTATCCACATAAACAGTAGGATAATCAAATTCCGGGATTTTAAAAGGTTGATTTTTATTTCCAATATTTGTGGTAACCAAAACCTTACCTGTATCAATCATCCCCTTTTCTTCCAAGATAG
This genomic interval from Bacteroidales bacterium contains the following:
- a CDS encoding DUF4160 domain-containing protein codes for the protein MPEISRFYGIVIYMFYNEHNPPHFHVKYQDYEAVIDIQDEIVHGTLPRRALRLIYEWMDLHKDELLMNWKLMEKRKPLNNIEPLK
- a CDS encoding sugar phosphate isomerase/epimerase; this encodes RSFIKTAAIGSTAAFVLPGKLMGRTSNNDHKIPLGGPIFKDYQSPEEWIGYLQQEGYGAAYCPIQADAPKEKINAYAKAAGDAGIIISEVGAWSNPISPNEEERKDAIDKCIRNLQLADEIEARCCVNISGSRNKEHWAGPHKDNLTDETFDLVVETTRKIIDAVKPTRTYFALEAMPWAFPYSPDSYLRLIKAIERKRFAVHLDPMNMITSPKIYFNNGALIRESFRKLGKWIRSCHAKDIVLREDTYTPQLEEVRPGQGEMNYKVFLKELSKLNGVPLMMEHLDTAEEYRRAAEYIRKVAGANGIELSGS
- a CDS encoding DUF2442 domain-containing protein, coding for MELIKVLDANYIEEYKIEFLFNDGKKKVVDLKDELWGEIFEPLKDMTYFKNFKLNDFTIEWENGADFSPEFLYYWNEKKQNLPAGHPNRMDK